The Bifidobacterium bifidum ATCC 29521 = JCM 1255 = DSM 20456 region GTGGATAAGTATAGTGCATTAGTGTGTGAACACTTCGATCAACACTAGATAAACCGTTTATTTCCGCCATTTTCCTAATGTGGATTACATGTCGCAAATAATGTGGATAACTTTGTGCACTGTTTGAAATTGTGGATAACTCCATTCTTGCGAAACCATCGCTTTCGTGTTTGACATCCATTGTTTCACGTGAAACAATCTTCGGACAGTCAGCGATGTCGATGAAGATATAACAGCATTGTTTATGCGATCAAAGGCAATGGATATCGTCCATCTCGCCCCGCAATCCAACCTCCGACAGCGGAAGCAGAATTACGATTCCCGTCAGCGGGGGCATGGGATTATCGTGTGACTCCCACCCATGGGAGCCACACGATAATTAGCGCTTGTCGACGAGAACGACGTGCGTGGATTCGAGACCGGGAGCTACTGGAGCTTCAACGACACGAGCACGCACTCCCCCGGCATGGGAAATTTGATGCTTCGCCTTTTCAATCTCAGCCTGCGCCGAACGGCCTTTCAATGCGACCAGTCGACCTTGAGGGCGAAGCAGAGGCAACGTCCAACCGGCAAGCTTGGTCATTGGCGCCACTGCTCGACAGGTCACTACAGAGAATGGTTTCAATTCACCTTCGTGGTGCTTGATACGATCGATGACTTCGTCGGAACGTGCGCGAATAATCGTAACATTCTGCAGGTCCATGTCATCCACGCACTCTTGCAACCATTCGACACGACGTTCCATGGGCTCAATGAGTGTAAACGCACAATCCGGCATGCATGCTGCCGCAACGATTCCGGGGAAACCGCCGCCACTGCCAACATCGGCAATGGTCTTTGCCTTGCTTCGATCGGTGACTTCCCGAATGAACGGGACGCATGCGGCGGAGTTGAGGATATGACGTTCCCAGATGATGGATATGTCGCGTGGGCCTATCAATCCACGCAGCTCACCCTCGCGGGATAGTTTCACGTGAAACACTTCGAGCTTGTCGTATGCTTCGCCCAATGCCTCACGAACTATTGCGGAATCATCCAGCTCATCACCAGATGTTTCACGTGAAACAATATCGCTCACTCTTCGCTACCTTCATCGACGTCGGATTCATCGGCGCTGCTCTTCATGTAGATGGTGACATAGCGACGCGGCTCTTCACCATGAGAACGAGACTTCAGCCCCTCCTCGCGAACCACATCATGAATGACCTTGCGCTCGAACGAATTCATCGGTTTCAAATCAACGGGCTCACCAGTGTCATGCACTTCATCAATGGCATCAAGTGCAATGTCACGAAGACGCTGACGCTTGCGCTTCAGGAACCCGTCAACATCAACAATCAGATGCGAGCGTTCGCCGGTCTTCTGCTGAACAGCAAGCCGGGTAAGCTGCTGCAAAGCATCGACCACTTCACCATTGCAACCAAT contains the following coding sequences:
- the rsmG gene encoding 16S rRNA (guanine(527)-N(7))-methyltransferase RsmG encodes the protein MSDIVSRETSGDELDDSAIVREALGEAYDKLEVFHVKLSREGELRGLIGPRDISIIWERHILNSAACVPFIREVTDRSKAKTIADVGSGGGFPGIVAAACMPDCAFTLIEPMERRVEWLQECVDDMDLQNVTIIRARSDEVIDRIKHHEGELKPFSVVTCRAVAPMTKLAGWTLPLLRPQGRLVALKGRSAQAEIEKAKHQISHAGGVRARVVEAPVAPGLESTHVVLVDKR
- a CDS encoding Jag family protein, with translation MAQEETTTIDQLNEEADIAADYLEGLLDIADYEGDIEMGVRNGRPMVQIIADDDTDIKHLIGCNGEVVDALQQLTRLAVQQKTGERSHLIVDVDGFLKRKRQRLRDIALDAIDEVHDTGEPVDLKPMNSFERKVIHDVVREEGLKSRSHGEEPRRYVTIYMKSSADESDVDEGSEE